In Antechinus flavipes isolate AdamAnt ecotype Samford, QLD, Australia chromosome 6, AdamAnt_v2, whole genome shotgun sequence, the sequence CCCGCCCCCtgctcacctcctcctcctcctcactggCCGCAGCGGGGGCCGGGAGCCCCTTGCGCGCCTCCTCAGCGGGGGCCGGGGCCCCCGCAGCCCCGTCCTGCTCAGCCTCCCACTCCTGCAGCACCTCCTCCAGGTTGAAGCGCCGGCGGTAGCTCACGAAGAAGGTCTTCACCTGGGTCAGGGTCTTGTTCCCGATCACCTCCGCGATGGCGCCGAAGTCCTTCCCGTATCTCCGGATGGCTGCGGGAGCAAGGGCGGCCAAAATGGCGGAGCCTCAGGACGGCGTCGGGGCCAGGGGGGCGAGGAGGGGTCTACGGGGGGAGCCTCAGGACGGCGTCGGGGCGAGAGAGGCCCGTTGGGGGAGCCTCTGGGAGTCCCCCAGGTCTCGCCCAGAAGCAGAGGAGCCTCAGGACGGCGTCGGGGCCAGAGGGGCCCATTTTTACATACAAGGAAACAGCCGGCCAAAGACTTGCCCATCTTCGTTCCTCCCCCCACTTTTTTCGAGCCCACCCAACCCCAAGTCCTCCCTCACCTTGTACAGCCAGAAGCTGCTCGTCTGTGGTCCATCGAGAATTGTACTTGGTGTTCGCCTGGGGAGAGCAGGGAAGAAATGGGGGCCCTGCGAGCCCCTGGCCTCCCCCCCCCGAGGAGCCGTGGGAACCCCGTGCCCCGAAGCCCGCCCTCGGCCCGGGAGAGGCCTCACCTCGGGGGGCCGCAGCGGGTCGATGCCCCCCTCCAGGGCTTGCCGGAGGCTGCTGTTGGTCTGCTTCATGCTCTGCACCTGGAGGAAGGAGCGAGGGTTCTCTCCGCGTCTGACGCGGCGCCCCTTGGCGTGGCCCACGTGGCAGTTGGGCGCCCATCCCCGCACCCCCGGGGCCCGGCCGCTTgccgggggagggagggaaaagccCAGACTCGGCGATCGGGGGTTTGTGCGGCCGACTCCCGGGGCAGGATTTGATTCTTTGGGCGCCCCTGGTCCTTCCCGATGCCGAGGGAGCCCCCGGCCGCCTCCTGCCCCCCACAAAGGCCTTCCTGACCCTCGGGCCGGGCTCCTTCCCCCCCCAAGCCTTGCCAGCCTCCTGCCTCCTCCCCTTGAGGGAGGGCCCTTTCTGGGCAACCGACCTGGCGCTTGAGGGAGACCAGCTGGGAGTCGAGGCCCCGCAGGGTGAGGCTGGCAAGGTCGGGGCTGCCAGACACGGCCGTGATGCCCTCGGGACTCAGGTACATGCCCTTGGGCGGGCGGCGCCGGGTCCGCAGCGGGTGGTGCCGGTACTGAGAGAGCTGCGCCTCCTTCTTCCCGGGGCCGGGCCGTGCGTTCAGGGGCCGGGCGGGGGCTGGCTGTGGGGGAGACCAGAGCGGGGAGGTGAAGGAAGCCCAAGAGCCGGGGAAGGGGTCGGAGCTTTGGGGGGCTGGGGGCACAGGCTCTAGCCCAGCTGCACCTCACCTCTCTCTTGGGGTCCCCAGCATCTGGCTCTCCCTCACTAGTggctcctcttccctcttccaacTCATCACTGCTGGCAGAGGGTCCAGGGAGCAGATGAGATCCCCAGAGCCCTCCCCGAAGGCCCGCGGCAAGCCCAGCCCAGCCCTCGGCTCCCCTGCCCCATCTCCTGGCCCTCCCGGCCTCACCCCCGTCCTCGCTCCCCGAGGCGCCGCCAGCCCCGCCGGCCTCCCTTTCGACCCCACCTATCGTCCTTGTCCTTGCGGCCCCCCAGCCTCCGGGCCTGGCGGTCCATGACGCTCGTGCGGCTCCGCGTCTTCTTCCAGGAGTAGTAGTATTTCACCAGGCTGGGGATGAGCTTGTCCGGCAGCTGCGGAGGAAGGCCTGCTGGTGGGCaggaggctgggggagggggcgggggggacGGAGCCCAGGGCCGcggcggggagggggaggagggggtccCCGCTTAGGCCGGGGGGGCCGGGGCCCTACCATCTGCTGGATGCGCTGGAAGCACTTCCCGTGGAAGCCGAAGGCCTGCTCGAACAGCACTTTGTCCTCCACGGTCCACTCGTCCGGGAAGGGGGTGAAGTTGGCCAGGTCCGCCAGGGACTTCTCCACGTCGTGCTTGTGCCAGAGCAGCATGCCCAGGGCCTGCCCGGGGAGGAGAGCGGCCTCAGCGCCCGCCCGCGCCCCCCGGGGCTCTCCCGCCGCCTCCCCCGCCTTCACCCCCGGCCGGGGCCGCACCGACCTGCTCGATGTTGTAGCCGTGCTTCTCCTTGGCCATGGCGATGTACTTGTCCACTGGGGGGAGAGGGGCCCGTGGGCGAGGGGGAACCCGAGGCCCGGAGACGGGCACGGTCGGGGCGCCCGGCGAGCCCCGGGTCCGGGCCCAGCATCCCCCTCCCAGATGGGAGAAGCGAAACCCTAGCCCTCCCtggctcccctccccccatgggTCTGAATCTAGGCATCCCAGGCAATGACCACCCCTCCCCCCTACCCCATGTGGAGAACAAAGCCCGAAACCCCGGGCTCCAGCTCCCTTCCCACGGATGAATCGGACTGAGGCGTCCCGGCCCCGAGACCCCCTGCCGGGTCCGGGGAATAAAGCCCGGCGTCCCACCCTGCGGCCCCCCCAAAGGGAGGCTGGACCTGGGAGTCCGGCCCCAGCCCCGGCCCTGCCCCCCGGGGCACCCCTCCCCCGAAACCTGGAGGCCCCTGCCCAGCCCCCAGCTCACACTTGGCGTCGGACACGCAGTGGTTGGGGGACCAGACCAGCATCCCCTTCAGCTCCTTGTTGCTGTAGCGGGCCGGGCTCTCTGTGCAGGAGGGAAGGGGCACGGGCTCGGGGGCCGGCCGGGCTCCCggcggggagggaaggggagggcagGAAGTGCAGGGAGGCAGAAGGGAAAGCAGGAAAAGCTTCCCGACCAACCACAAGGCTCCCCCCAGGCCTGCCCCGGCTCCCAACACAGCCACGTGGGGCCCCCACCTTCTTACCGGGCTTGCACTCGGGAATCACTGCTTGGTAATTGGTCCCCACTCGGATCATGCTGTCTGCGGAAGCAAGGGCACGGGGGTGAGCCTCCCGCGGGCCGAGGAGCGGGGGTGGGGGGCCGCCCCGGAGCCCCTCCTGCGGCCTCGGTCCGCTCCTTGGGTGCCCCCCTCGGAGGGCTCGGGAGAGGGAGCCTCTGAACGTAAAGGGGGGTTCGGAGCAGCCCTGCTGCCGCTGCCCGCCCTCCCGAGGTCACTGGAGtcctcaacctcagttttctcatccaaaaAATGGAGGGAATGAGCTCCCCATGATCCTCTAGTAGTGAGAAAGGCGTCTTGCAAAGCTTCGAGTGTTGGGGAAATCCAGGTGGTTCTTAGGGAAGGGGGGAGGTCGCTTGGGTGCTCCCCGgcctccccccctccccggccCTTTGTTCTAGCTCCGGGAGCCAAAGGGGTGGCTTCCCTGTGACCCGGAGGGAGCGGCGGCTGGGCCGGCCGTACCTTCGCTTCCCAGGAGGCTCAgagtggggggagaggaaaggctGAGCTGCGCTCCCGAGCTTTGTCCCCTCCCTGCTGGGGTAGGGAAAGCTGGAGGCCGGGAGAGAGGAGGCAGAGTGTCTGGAGGCTGGAGATGGGAAGCCTCTATGTATGTCGAGGGGATGGTGGATGCCCACgtgtctctcctcccctccctcttgaGACCCCTCCCCCCGCAAAGGAGGCCAGCTCTGAAGGCTCCCAGATCTTTCCTTTCCCCGCCCCCAGGACAGTGGCGGCAGCAGAGCGGCCctacccccccaccccctccctccagcccctcttccccgccccctcccccctcgGTCCCGGGCTCTCACCGTGGGAGTGTTCCTCCTCGCTGCTGTCATCGTCCGAGTGAGGCTGGCCCCCGTTGGGCGCCGTCTTGGCTCGGCTCCGGGACAGGATCCCAGAGCCCGAGCTGGACTTCTCCATCACTGACGGCATCCTTGCCTTTTCCCGCCTGCCCGGGGCCCAGGCTCAGGGGGATGGCGAGGCCCCCGAGAGCACCCGGAATAGTGGGCAAAGCCCCCTCCCCGGCCCAGTCCGCCGGGGTCGCCGCTGAGGTTCGGGGGGCACGGCCGGCCGGCCAGTGAGGGAGCGGGCGCAGGGGCAGCCTTCCCTGCGGGCGCCGTGCCCCCCGAGAGGGAGGGCAGCAAAAGTTTCTGGAGGACTCCGGAGGGGTCGGGGAGCCAGACTACCTGGGTCCCAAGCGGGCGTTCCTCGCTCTCCCCTTCCTCCGTGAGCCGGGGGCCGGGATACCCCGCGGAGGCAAGGCGCGAAGCCCCCGCTCTTTGCCCTCTCTGGGCGCAGGGACCCGCTTCCTGCCTCCTGGGGGTCCAAGTCAGGTAAACGGGGGCCGGAGCCGAGGGGAAGCAGTCCCGTGGGCGGCTCTCCCGGCAGCAGACAGAAGCCCGGCTGCGCCTTCCTCGGGGGCCGGGCTGCCGCTCTCCCCTCAGCGCGCGGGGCAGGAGCCCGGCTTCCCAGACTGCTCCCGGGGCCGGGCCGGGCAGCGCGGCAGCGGGCGGGAACCTCGCCGGACGCGGCTCTCCCGCGGGGCCGGCGCTCAGACAAGGGGGCAAAGTTGTCGGGAGCCGGGGAGAAGGCGGCCGCCGaggccgccgctgccgccgccacAGCCGCtcccgctgccgccgccgccgctcccgttgccgccgccgccgccgctcccgccgccgccgccgccgctgccgccgccgccgccgccgcctccttccatccctccctggCTCCCTCGCTCCCTCGCTCCCTCGCTCACACAATGAAGCTGCTGGCAGGGAAGTAGTGCCGGCTGTGGCCTCAGCACCCCTCCCCCAGCCGATGCCTCCGCCAGCTGAACATCTGGCCCTGGGGTGGGAGGCAGGGCTTGGGGGGGGACGGGGGCGGGGCCTGGGGACCGGGACTAAACCTTCCTCTGGAGGTGGGGTCAGGACCAGGGAGAGGAATGCCTCGATTCATTTCTTTCcgcctttttcttctctcccctttgcCCTCTTGAGGCACCCTGACTTTGCTTGAGGGAAGGAAAGCCCCCCCCCTCTGGgagtcttggggagggaggaagaggcgATCCCTTCTCCGTGAGAGGGAGATGGGGGAGCAGAAGAGAGCGGGGAGTAGCCAAGAAGTCCCCACCCCAGCCCCCCACTGGCAGGCACCCACCCCCAGACGCTTCGAGCTAGAGGCCCGAAAAGCGTCGGGCACACGTGCTAGAGCACCCCCGAGCCCACCCTGGGGGTGCGGGCGGGGTGGGGGCTCCTCACCCCCATCTCCGCGGCCTTTCCGCTGGGGACCAAGGTGGGACTCCCCGGGGCTTCGGTATTACTGCGACTGGAGATGGGGCCTGGGGCCATGTGGGAGATGggaattcccccccccccctccccgggggCTGAGGAGCAGAGATATGCGTGCTGTCGGGCGGGGATGATCCGCTGGGAACAGGATACAGGGCTGCCCAGCGGCTTGAGCCTGGCCAAAACCCGGCCAAACCCCgtccctccctgggcctcagtttcccctccggTAAACCCAAGGGGTGACTGAGGACGGACACGGAGTCTGCTGCATAAACGCCTGCGGGTGGGAGATCGGCTCCGTGGGCCCGGCGCCCACTTAGCGCGGTCCGGCCCGGGTCCCAGCGAGGGCTTAATCGACGCTTGGGGATGGATAGCTGGGCGGGGAATCCCGGCTCTGCCATCTCCTCCCTGTGTGAACTGGCCCCCTCCGGGCTGCGATGCGGTCTGTCCAACGGGGGCCAGGGAGCCGTGGTAGGTGACTTCCCAGGACGCTTCCCTTTCCAAACCCCTCGGTTCTGTCTCCCTGGGAGAAACCCCGGGCCCGGGCTCCGTCACAGGGTTTTGTCCGCTGCATTTGCAGTCTGTGGAGGATGCTGGCAGCTTGCAATCCTGCATCCTGGGGGGGAGGGTCAGCTGGGGGGGATAGGCAAGGGTCCCTTCTTTCCTTGGGGCTGGAGCCAGGGGAGGGGCCCGAGGAGCCGCCATTCTTGCACTCCCCTGTCCTGCCCTGCCCCCCACCAGAGGAGGGGTCGGTCTCACAAAGAGCTCAGCCCCCCCCCTCAGCCCTGCAGGGGGTCCCAGAGGAGCTCGCTGGGAAATCAGCCTTTTTCAGCCCCGGCCCCCCAGGACTGATGGACACACACACCTATATTCAGACCCCCCCCCAAGACTTGGCTGCTGCTGACTGCTCCTCTTCGCCCTGGCCACTCTATAATCAGCCTCCTAAATTTAGAAGTGCTGGCCCCCGGCCTCCCCGGCTGCCCCTGCCCCACCCTGGGGCCCGAGGCCTGGGTTTGTGGTCTCTGGATTTCCCAGGGTGGCCCCACCCCAGGAGCCGGGGgaccctgccccccccccccccgacagTCCCCGGAGCGCAGGGAGCGGGGCCGGTGAGAGTGAGGCCGGGCGTGGGCCCTGCGAGACGCCCGGAGCGGCGGAGGGGATGGGACCGGGATGAGGGGCCCTCCCAGGCCCTCAGGAGCAGAGGCGGCCAGCGGGCAGCCTCACAGCCACCCCACATCCGCTCCCACCACGTGGGCGCGGGATGGAGTCCGAGAACGGCTGGTCTGTTCTGGGTCTTTTAAAGGCCCAGAGAGGACTCGGAGTGCAGGGGACCAGACAGGGAAtctaggaagaaggaaggagagggggggagggaggaaaagatggaCGAGGGGGACGGGAGGGGGCAGCTGGAGGGCTCGGAGCAAAGTGCAGCTGCTTCTTCCTCCAGGAAAAAGAACAACTGGCTCTGCCCCGCCCccacctctcctctctccccaggTTGGGGGACTTGGATGCTCTTGGCGGGGTCCGTGTGTCCCTGTGTCCGTGTGTCCCTGCATGCGTGTGCTTGTGCACGTGCCTACATGTgtgtgcggggggggggggaccaCTGACTAGGAAGCTGGGGTCTGAGCCAGGCCCTCCCTTCCAGAGCTTTCTAGGACTGGCCACCCCAGGGGCAGCCACAGCCcacctccctccccgccccccagctCAGGTCAGGCTGGAGGccacttcccctccccctcccccagaccaCCGGATGATCCTGCCTCCTCCTCGGCTCCATCATCCCCACCCCTTCCCGTTCCCTTTGTCCTCCCCGGCAGCCCGAGACACCTTGGCTCTCTCTCTGGTCCCCTGGGCCTGGGTGGCGCTGGGTCGCCCCCGGGAGAGGCTCCCCCTGAGACTTGGGGCCCTGCAGCACCCTGAGGTGTCCTGGAGGGACTCTGCGAATCTGGGGGGGCcgcagggggaggaggaggaggaaagcagGCAGACTCCACCCCTTCCCACCTGCTGCAGCCCCCCCCCAGCTGGCCCCCTCCTTTGTGCGGAGCCACACAAAGGACAAGGGGCCCCAGGCACAGGCCATCTGCTCCCTGCAGCCCTGAGGCTCTTAAAGGGACAGCACCCCCTCCTCACCTACCAACCACCCCACTGGGGATGGGGAAGGTCCCGGCGAGATGAGGGCGAGTGAGCCCCGTCCCACCCCTCTTCCCGGCTCCTCCGCCATCACCCCCTCTCCTCCAGCAGCCAGGGCCTCCCCACACCCTCCCCCCTCCAGATTGGAAACATAGGAAAGAGGGACAGAGCTGGAAAAGCCAGAGCAGGTTGTCTGCTTCCAGGCCCCCCAAGCACAAAGATCTCTGGGGGAGCCGTAAGGGCCGCTGGGGCTTTCCTCAGGCTAGCCCCTGCCCTGTGAGAAAGGGCCTTCCAAAGCCCCTGCCCCAACCTGACCTCTCTCTAAATGCCAGCCCTCCAGCACTTATTAGGCGCCCACTGTGTGCCACACTGTGCCACTGGATGGAATGCCCCCAGATCCTTTTTGTCAACTGAAATTTCTATGAAAACTTTGCCAAGTTTTTTCTTCACAAGAGCCGGATGAGGCTCGGGGCAGGCCtgttttacagaaggggaaactgaggctcctagGGCGGAGACCATTTGGCCGGGGCCACCAAGCTCTGAGCTGCCCGAGTGTGGACGGGAGCTCCAGCCCCTTCCCATTCCAGAGCAGCAGCTCTCCCAAGGTAGAAGAATGGCAGGGAGGCGGGAGGGGGGCTGGGAAGGTGGGGAAGCATTCACTCCTGAGAACTAAAGGAGAGCCGGCCTCAATAGCAGTGTGGTCAGCTGGGGGGAGGCTCAGGAGGGGCCCCCAGGAGGGCTGGaagaatggagagggagggaagggggaaacgCAAAATGATTAGGTGGAGAATGGGGGGGTGACGGAGGAGATGGATAACCGAGGGGTCTGCGAGGGGTGGGACCATTTGGGAGGCCGAGGGctttgagagagggagggaggcagagaggacTGCCTGCtgggagctgggggaggggagcgcAGACAGAAGGACATTTAGGGTAATTGATGCAGAGGGGAGTCAGGGAGGGGGGTAGGGTGTGAGCTGAAGGATAGAGGGGGGATGGGAGGTGGTCCAGAGGAGGCAAGATTTCCAGGGAGTCGTGTGGCTGggcggggagagggggaggggtgTCCTACTAGGGGACAAGGGATTGGGTTTGGAAAGCCGGGCTTGGAGCCATGTGGGGGTTAGAGGGGGAAGATGGGCCGGGAGCAAAGGCCagagccctgggggaggggaggccccAGAAGGCCTGGAGCCTTTGTGAGTGGTGGGCTTGGAAGGGAGCCAGTCCGCCCAGACCCCCGCCCCCCAGGAGCATCTTCCCAGGAGCCAAGAGGCCCTAGCCTGGGAATTCCGGAagcgcccccccccccaggagAACGCCCCCCCCCCCAGATCCCTCTCCCAAGCGCTAGAGAGAGAAAATCCCCCGAAGTCCCAGGTGCCTGAACTCCCAGAACCTTCCTTGGGCTGGCAGGGCCCTTGGCCGCCCCCCCCAGCTCGGGGCTCCTCCCGGCCTGCCCActgctccttcctccttccccggCGCTGGGGACTCGGCTCTCCGCACGGGGGCCAGGACCGGCCCGGCACctcagggaggaggaggaggaggaggccgaGAGTCAGAAACTAGAGACCAGGTTCCCGTGTCCAGGAAATCTGACTCCGGAGGCAGAAGGAAGCCGGGGTGAAAGGGCCGGGAGCAAACAAGGCGGACtccaggggaggagggggagcacTGGCCCCTGAACCCCAGCCCGTCCGGCTctcagggaggaggaagaggaggccgAGAAGAGGAAGGGGATCCCGAGCCTGCCCACCCTCCCAGGTTCCGCTCTGCTTGACCCTAGCGGTCTCTGCCATGGGCCTGGCGCCCCCTGGTGGCCCTCTCCCGCGCGCGGCCCGCCGCTTTGAATGAAGATGGAGATAGGAATGATAAGAGATGGGAATGGCCAGAGCTCTCCGTGCCAGTAATTACATCCAGCTGTATACAGGGTGACCTGGGGGTAACCGGAGAGAAGAAATCGAGATGGAGCTCTGCGAAGGGCTTCTTGGagaaggggtggggtgggggtctcaattcaattcaatatacatttattaggcacctactgcaTGCAGGCTCTGGGAATACAAGTGGCAAAAGACAGGGACTGTCCCAAAGAACTTCCGGGCTCATGGTGGAAACAGCACATAGCTACAAAGCAGACGGAGAAGCAGCAAATAAAGAGGGAATGATGAGAGAAGGTAGAAGGGGAGCTCAGGACGTGgagtggaggagggagagcattctggaCCGAGGGAACTGCCTATGTCcaggtaaataataataataataaataataataaaggttgGGGTCTGAGAGATGGCGGTCTTGTTTATGGAGCAGTGGGGAGGCCAGTGGGATAGAAGGAGGAGAGTAAGGAATTAAcaagcctggaaaggtaggagggaaaTGGGTTCTGAAGGGCTCTGAATGCCAGACAGAGCACTTTGTATTTACTTCTGCAGGacaggggtgggggaaggggttgTCACATGATCAGACCTGCATTTTCCGAAAGTCCTTCTAGGGACTGAATGGAGAATGGGTTGGAGTGAGAGATTCCGAAAGGGACGAAGCCTGGCAGGAATTCGATGAGGGGGCTGGgccagaa encodes:
- the RCOR2 gene encoding REST corepressor 2 translates to MPSVMEKSSSGSGILSRSRAKTAPNGGQPHSDDDSSEEEHSHDSMIRVGTNYQAVIPECKPESPARYSNKELKGMLVWSPNHCVSDAKLDKYIAMAKEKHGYNIEQALGMLLWHKHDVEKSLADLANFTPFPDEWTVEDKVLFEQAFGFHGKCFQRIQQMLPDKLIPSLVKYYYSWKKTRSRTSVMDRQARRLGGRKDKDDSDELEEGRGATSEGEPDAGDPKREPAPARPLNARPGPGKKEAQLSQYRHHPLRTRRRPPKGMYLSPEGITAVSGSPDLASLTLRGLDSQLVSLKRQVQSMKQTNSSLRQALEGGIDPLRPPEANTKYNSRWTTDEQLLAVQAIRRYGKDFGAIAEVIGNKTLTQVKTFFVSYRRRFNLEEVLQEWEAEQDGAAGAPAPAEEARKGLPAPAAASEEEEEVQITAVSRAVPPVAPPPTSLSQPPPLLRPPLPTAPTLLRQPPPLQQGRFLQPRLAPNQPPPPLIRPALAASRHSARGGPQAPPALLGGPSEPPPPSL